The following proteins are encoded in a genomic region of Diabrotica virgifera virgifera chromosome 1, PGI_DIABVI_V3a:
- the LOC126879214 gene encoding uncharacterized protein LOC126879214, whose amino-acid sequence MTAFKVEHLLAPELEYELRVRQLNDPSIATVDQKRVTLRGALTQTSANRSHAVLSASHLKFSEELPEIEVTLADLKAKISAFVGTSSDTAYGRYTSRLGHVAGRVHLLEPITEEEDAVKRSLNFRILALEGELDFKVTPQAHSTPHNTSVSVNSFPFIMSAPIHKWGVHFSGSTNENVVSFLEKIECLRLARGNSEEECFSSAGDLFKDSAFTWYLNNRGSFTSWQQLVAKLKSDFLPYNYEDTLLDDIKSRKQAPQQKVTIFINEIVSLCKRLEVPLSESHIVRIIKKNLLPSYHSSLALTDIPSIGDLTEKCKRLEEVLSWSSEPVSSVPSRSNGRNNESSYSGRPNYSRSGNVSTFNSRITCWNCRQPGHGYFDCSEPRGLFCYGCGSQGVRKFECEFCSGNDRRGGSSPLAPIPHQNTGNTLENPQDPGTSFSSQEAHASTPQTS is encoded by the coding sequence ATGACAGCGTTTAAGGTAGAGCATTTGCTAGCTCCTGAGTTGGAGTATGAGTTGAGAGTCCGTCAATTAAATGATCCATCGATAGCAACAGTTGATCAGAAAAGGGTAACATTGAGAGGTGCTTTGACGCAAACTTCAGCGAACCGAAGTCATGCTGTTCTGTCAGCTTCCCATCTTAAGTTTAGTGAGGAGCTTCCTGAAATAGAAGTTACTTTAGCAGATCTCAAGGCCAAAATTAGTGCGTTTGTTGGTACCTCTAGTGATACTGCCTATGGTCGTTATACTTCTCGGTTGGGTCATGTTGCAGGTAGAGTCCATCTGTTGGAACCTATAACAGAGGAAGAGGATGCAGTGAAGAGGTCTCTTAATTTCAGAATTTTAGCTCTGGAAGGTGAACTTGATTTCAAAGTGACTCCACAAGCTCACTCCACCCCTCATAACACTAGTGTCTCAGTAAACTCCTTTCCCTTCATTATGTCGGCTCCTATTCATAAATGGGGTGTACATTTTTCAGGTAGTACGAATGAAAATGTTGTTAGTTTCTTGGAGAAAATAGAATGTCTGCGTCTAGCGCGTGGGAATAGTGAGGAGGAGTGCTTTTCGTCTGCAGGAGACCTATTTAAAGATTCAGCCTTTACTTGGTACCTCAATAACCGAGGTAGCTTTACTTCATGGCAGCAgttagttgccaaacttaaatcgGATTTTCTTCCTTATAATTATGAGGACACGTTATTAGACGACATAAAATCACGTAAACAAGCTCCTCAACAGAAAGTCACTATTTTCATTAACGAAATTGTTAGTCTATGTAAACGTTTGGAGGTTCCTCTGTCTGAGTCACATATAGTTAGGATTATTAAGAAGAATTTGTTGCCGTCGTATCATTCCAGTCTAGCACTTACAGATATTCCATCTATTGGTGATCTTACTGAAAAATGTAAGAGATTAGAAGAAGTTTTGTCATGGTCTTCTGAACCTGTATCTAGTGTCCCTAGTCGGTCAAATGGTAGAAATAACGAATCGTCCTATTCTGGTAGGCCAAATTATTCTCGGTCTGGTAATGTCTCTACTTTTAACTCCAGAATTACCTGTTGGAATTGTCGACAGCCAGGACATGGGTATTTTGACTGTTCTGAACCTAGAGGTTTGTTTTGCTATGGGTGTGGAAGTCAAGGAGTCCGTAAGTTTGAGTGCGAATTCTGTTCGGGAAACGACAGAAGGGGTGGGTCGTCTCCCCTGGCTCCCATTCCTCATCAAAATACAGGGAATACCCTAGAAAATCCTCAAGACCCAGGAACCAGTTTCTCGAGTCAGGAGGCCCATGCCTCAACCCCTCAAACATCCTAA